The stretch of DNA CCAGGGTATAAATACTGGTTTTGATCTCCTCGGAGGCCTGCCTTCACCCCATCAGGAGCATCCAAATACAATGAACAGAGCTTTATAGGCTCATCTCCGGGATGCTGGTGCCTGGGAGGCCATGGTATAAGATGGTGCCTGTGAGGTCCCATCCCTTAGGCTTGAGCCCCAAGGCTCTGCTCACAAAAAGTGAAGTATCCCAAGATACTCAGGTAAGGGCCGTTGGGCTGCCCCTCTGCAAATACATATGCCCGAGCCAGGTGTTCTAGACTTTCTCAAGCTGCCCCCACAAACACCCACCGGGTGGGCCAGCACCTCGGAAAAGCCACCAGAGGCTTGCCCAAAGGGTAGGTCAGAGAGCCAGAGTCTGAGTGGgatgaagaaaagaggaaaagacccCAGACCTGGTCCCTGGGAAGAGGTGGCGTGTGCCTTTTGATCACACTAGTTTCTCGGGACGACCCGATTCGCGTTTCGCGGCCACCAGCCCAGCGTAAAGGcgctgctttccccctctctcaaagCTCCTACAGCAGTTCCTCAACCTACCTGATGGCCCCCAGTATCTGgcctcccccccccgcccaacACCTCTCCAAGCCCTAACCTCATTTGACCCCTGCAAACATCTCTGGGATCTCCTATCAGCCCCCACCCGAACTAACTCCGCCCACACCCACCCTGCCCCACTTCCTGGGCTTCTCCTCAGCCGCCCCCAGGCTTGTAACCTGACCCACCCACCTCCTCCGGCGCCCGGACACTACCTGCGAGtcggcccctccccgccccccctccgGGCCGTTTCCCTCCGACCGCGccactctcccctcctcccccactccgcCGACCCAAAGCccgactcctccttcccctccccccaacccccggcctCCCCGGGCGCCTCCTCACTTTTCCTCCTCGGGCCCTCCAACTTCCCAGGCCTCCCGCACCTGCCCCGGCCCAACCTTGCGCCTCCCCATCGCCGAAAGCGAGGTAGGGGGAGGTCTGGGCCCgatcccaccaccacccccaaaccCCACGGCCCGGCCCGGGACTGGACGCTCAAGGCCGCTAGTAAGGGCCGAGCCTCTCCGCACTCGCCGGTCCGGGGACAGTGCAGGTTGCGGACCCGGCTCCTTTTCTGTCGGAGGAGAgcacccccagccctccccgcTCAGCCCTCAACCGGCCCTCGGATGCCCTCGGGCCGCCCCGGCGAGACGAGGCCGGAACCGGGCCTGGGGCGAGCCGCCTCACCTGCGCCGTGGCCGCGCTCCGGGGGCTCCCGGCGGGCTCCGCAGCGGCGGCTGGGGCCGGGCCTGGGCCCGGGGCGCGCCCCCCTGCGCCGGGGCCTCGGCCTCCGCCTCCGCGGCCTCCGCGGCCTCCGCCTCAGCAGCAGCGGCAGCCGCGGCGGCCATTCATTGTGGGCCAGGCCGCCCCAGCCGAGCGCCGAGCGAGCGCaagccgcgccgccgccgccgcaacCCGGCCGGGGAGGAGCGGCCGCGGCCCCgcctccgccccgcccccggccccgcccccgaggCGAGGCCAGCTGAGTGCCGAGAGGCTCCCTTCCTCCcatctcccttttctccctccatctcccgTTTTTTCCCCTTCGCCCTTCACGGTCTCCGCGAGTACCTTGGCTTTTCAGGAGAGTTCGACTCCCGACCCTGCCACTTTCTACTTCCGCGACCCTGGACAAGTCTCTCTGCTTTTCGGAACATTCATTTCCTGTAAAACGAAAACAACAATGAATTCTATTTACTGTGCCAGGCACCGTTTTAGACTCTTTATGGGAATTATCTCGTTTAAACTTAACACTAACATTTTTAAGTCGAaatcattacacacacacactttatagaAAGGAAGGCACATAGATGAAAAAGACCTGCTCAAGATCACCAGTAGGTACGTGGTGGCATGTGTCAGGAATCAAACCCCGGCTCCAGAATCAACAATAAAAGTTAACGATTTTATGTATATGCCAAGCCAGATTCCGTTCTAGGCATTTAACCTGCACTAACTCGTTTAAAACTCACAACCACCCAGTAGCGAACGTTAAAAACTTCTGTCCATTTTGCAAGTCGGCAAACTTAAGCATAGAGAGGGATAAGAACAAGTTGTGAGGCGAGCTGGGACTGAGAGACCCAGGCAGTGCAGACCACTACGCTCTCCTCCTACCTCAGATAGAACCTACCCAGCAGTTACTACGTAAGAGGGGCTGCTTGGCACAGTTTCCAGGCATTCTGTAGTTCTATATTCTTTGCTCTATATTGGAAGCTAGCATTCTTATTTAGCAGGTAAggaaagtgaggcccagagagtttaagtaacttcCCAAGACCATGTGGTAGgactgggattcaaactcagtaAATCTAACTTCAGAGCCTTAATTGTTCCCGCAGAGTGCCCTGAAATAATGTGCTCACAGCACTCAATACACAGAAGCCGATCCGTAGGTGAATTTCTCCGCTTACCGCCCCCTTTCTGAGCCTCACCTTCCTCATCCGTGAAATGGGGCGAATGATGCGTCCCCCCCCTCCCGGGGGTGCCGAAGTGATTGAGGTTTTCCACACTACTTTCCGAGCTTTCCGCCGTGCATTTTGATCCCGGCCACCCACTGTAGGTAGCATCACTGATTGGCTAACATCTATCATATGACCTGCCCTCCCACTATGCCAACATGGCGACGCCCAGGTCCTAATCCGGGAAACGTGCACCCAGACTAATTCGGTCCTCTGCACCTCGAGAGAGGGTAAGAAAGGCGTGGGCGACGCGGGGAAGGATACAGGTCGGGGTTGGGCCAGCTCGAAGGCTTCTGGCTTCTCAGAGGCCGGTCTCCCGAAAATGGGGTGTGGTGTCACCTTACCGAGGCCGCAGGGTCTTCTGAAACTTTATCGATGTATAGGCCACCTGGCTCGCGGACACGGCTCTCTGATGCTCTTCctgtgccctcccccaccccacccccccgaaACAGGCTTGGCGGGCAGAGGCTTCCGCGGATGTCCCGTGCGAGAATCGTTCTGTGGCTAAGATTGACTCTCCGCCCCGCCTGCAGTCTCTATAGAGCCCGGTTTATGGAGGAACAGACGCAAGGGCTACGGAATCCGGGCGAAATGGAGaacgggatcgagccctgcggaGAAGAGTGCGCATCCGAGGCTCAGGAGACCACGGTCACCGAGGGGGCCGCCAAGATAGCCTTCCCCAGCGCCAACGAAGTCTTCTACAACCCAGTGCAGGAGTTTAACCGGGACCTGACGTGAGCAAGGGCCTGGGGTCAGCTTGTCAGAGGTCAGTGGAACTGCAAGGATGAGGGGGTTGTGAGCTAACCCTCCATCTCCTGCAGATGTGCTGTGATCACCGAGTTCGCTCGCGTTCAGCTTGCGGCCAAAGGAATCCAGAGTGAGTCGAGGTCCAGTCTCCTGGTGGGCGGGGGTCACGCCGAGCTttctccctgccccgccccctttcCCTTAAAGTCCTGAAATGCTCCAGCCACACAGCAGGCCCTGGCCTCCTTTCCTTCAGGCTTTCCCCAGGGGCTTTGAGAAAGATTTTCTTCCCTAAATCTTCTGTTTCCTGAGAAATAGGGGGAGCTTTCTCAGGGGGAGCTTCACTATCCCCTGACTTGTGCTTCTGGGTGGCTGCAGTCAAGGTGCCAGGTGAGAAGGACGTGCAAAAGGTGGTCGTGGACTTGTCAGAGCAAGAAGAGGAAAACGCTGAACTGAAAGAGGGTGCAAACCTGGCCCCAGGAGACCAACCTCGAACAGCTGCCGTTGGGGAGATCTGCGAGGTGGGGCCTGAGCACAGGAGGTGGCACTCCCAGAGTCCTCCAGTAACGGAGCAAGGAAGGCTCCTGTGGCGGAAGAGCTGTAGGAAGTGGGTGGTGGGGGCTCCTTGGGGCCCAGCGGAGGATGGAGGGATCCATGTGAGCGGGGCTTCCTGGTTACTCCCAACAGGAAGGCCTTCGAGTGCTGGAGGGTCTGGCAGCCTCGGGCCTCCGTTCCATTCGCTTTGCACGAGAGGTGCCTGGGCTCCAGTCTGTGGTTGCCAACGATGCCTCTGCCCGAGCCGTGGATCTCATAAACCGCAATGTGCAGCTCAACGGTGTGGCCCACCTGGTGCATCCCAGGCAGGCAGACGCCCGGTAGGTTTGGGGCAGCTGAGCCTGATGGCTGGTAGGCGCATGCTAGAACAAGGCTGCCTGGTCTCAAATCCTAAGTCTGTCATATTCTTCCTCTGTGACCTCGGGAGGGTGCCTTagtctctctgagccccagtttccctgtctgtaaaatgggaacattaGTATTACAGGAGTTGTAATACTAATGCTGTgttgattaaatgagataatgctgtGTGGCCAGAAGTGTGGCATCATGGTTGCAGATTTAGACTCCCAACCTCTGGTATTTCTACTCATTCAGACGCACTACGGCACCAGTGCAGGCGCAGATATCCGGTCCACCCTGTGCCAGGCAGCAGTAAACAAAACGGACAAAATCCCTGACCTTGGGGCATTCATATTCTAATTTTGGGGCCCTTCAAACAACCGGCTGTGGGGCCAGGTTTTTGTAGAGCCCACCAGCTAAGaatgattttgcatttttaaagggtTAAAAAGGGTACCACTTGCAGCCCACAAAGCCTCAAATGtttactatctgaccctttacagaaaacaaaaaagtctttGCTATGAAAAGCATTTGCTTTCCTGGTTGTATTGAAAGCTGataggaggggcccctgggttggCTAGGTCAATTAAGTGTTAAGTGCAGGGCCTCTggatcccagggtttggggaaagAGCTTtgcctcaggcttcctgctcagcggggagtctgcttttctcttccctctgtggGGCTTcagctggggtggggcagagagggctGGAAGAAGGTGGTGGGTGGGCTACACGGGATGGAAGAGTTTGCCTTTGGTCACTTAGAAAGGGAGCTATCATTCCAAATCCATATTTGATTACATGAGTTAATAGAGGTATAAGCTGCTTGAAACGGGGCTGGCTGTCCTTACTGCCATTGCTACACAGGAGTCCACCAAGGCCCAAGGAGGAAGAGTCATGAAGTTAGCAAATGGGCCAGCCAGGATCTGAACAGAGGCAGCTGGCCCCTCGGTCCGGCCGGAACGGTCGCACCGAGTGAGAGAACACGCGTAGGGGACTGAGCAGGTCCCTGGGGCAGGGCGCTGAGGACCTGGCCTTCTCGCTCCCAGGATGCTGATGTACCAGCACCAGAAGGCTTCAGAGCGGTTTGACGTCATCGACCTGGACCCCTACGGCAGCCCTGCCCCCTTCTTGGACGCTGCCGTGCAGGCTGTGAGTGAAGGAGGTGAGGCCACGCTGCTGCGGGGGTGGAGAGCTTGGCTCTCGGGGCCGCAAGGGTCCTCATGGCTCAGGCCCCCCTCACAGGGCTGCTGTGCGTGACGTGCACGGACATGGCAGTGCTGGCTGGCAACAGCGGGGAGACGTGCTACAGCAAGTACGGGGCCATGGCCCTCAAGAGTCGCGCCTGCCACGAGATGGTGAGGGTGCTCCCCGGCCACTGCCACCCCCCTGCAGCCGCTTAGCTTCCTCCCGATTGGTCCCAAGGCATGGATGACACGCATGTCTACAACCAGTGCAGCCCTAAAGAGCCAGGGCTGCCAGTTCTGGTCATCTCGGGGGACTGGGGTGTTGCCCAGGGTAGGAACTGGTGCTTcggtcattttttccccccagtatcgtttgtttttaacaattttcCAAAATTGCTTTTTAAGGCAGTTTTCAGGTCTGGGTCTGGCTTTGGGCTCACATCCTAACTTTGCCGGTGTCTTTGGACAACTAATCCCCTCTTTCTGGGCCTCGGTTTTTGCATCTGTGCAATGAGCATAATGGTGGGTGATGGGTTGGCGCGGGGAATCGAGAAGACAGGGGCTGCCCGTGAGCGGCCATGGGCTGGAAAGGAGGATGTCTCGTCTTTGTTCCTTAAGGGTTCTGTCATCAGGTCAGTCTGGGAAGCTGGAACACTGGTCTTTGGAGCACGTCGTACAGCTCAGGGCCCGCGTGGTCAATGATAATCAGAATACACTGGGCTCAGGGGCCCGAGCACCCCTTAATTGTGTGGTACCAAAAGGGCCCTAAAGAGACACAGACTGTCCCGATTTCgtagatgagggaactgagacaTTCCCTTGGCAAGGGTCATGCCGCCAGGACATGGGGGACTGGGCTTGGGCCTGAGGGGGCTGTGAGCCTCCAGGTTAGCGGGGAGGCCATGGTGGGGGCGCGGCTGATGGGCGAAGCCCATTTCCCACCCCCCAGGCCCTGAGGATCGTCCTGCACAGCTTGGACCTCCGAGCCAACTGCTACCAACGCTTCGTGGTGCCGCTGCTCAGTGTCAGTGCTGACTTCTATGTGCGTGTTTTTGTCCGTGTCTTCACTGGCCAGGCCAAGGTCAAAGCCTCAGCCAGGTTAGTCTGGGGCAAGGAAGAGTGATGGATGGAAGAAGGCAACAGGACATTTTGGGGTATGGGGGGGGAGTCGTGCTCCCGCCCCAAAAAAGGGGGTCTGATGGCGATGAAGTTAGCCTGAGGGAGGCGTCGGGTGTGGTGATCATGCTGGGAACTTAGGGGTGCCCCTGCTCCCCAACAGCAAGCAGGCGCTCGTATTCCAGTGCGTGGGCTGCGGGACCTTCCACCTTCAGCGCCTTGGCAAAGCGTCAGGAGCCTCTGGGGGCCGGTGAGCAAGAGGGAGCCGGGTAGGAAGGTGAAGACGGGGCATCCCAGGGTCACTGCCTGCCAACCACTCTGCTCTCTGCAGGGTCAAGTTCTCTGCAGCCTGCGGTCCCCCTGTCGCCCCCGAGTGTGAGCACTGCGGGCAGCGACACCAggtgaggcagggcaggggaaacAAGGGAGGCACTGGGGTCGCAGGTGTCTTGACCCCTCCCTTCCGGCCGCTGTGTGTCTGTAGCTTGGCGGTCCCCTGTGGGCAGAGCCCATCCATGACCTGGACTTCGTGGGGCGGGTCCTAGAGGCTGTGAGCACCAACCCCGGCCGCTTCCACACCGCAGAGCGGATCCGAGGGGTCCTGAGCGTCATCACTGAGGTAGGGGCCAGGCCGGGATGCGGATGGGGGTTCCCCGCCTATACCTGGCCATCCTTCTGCCATCCGCCCCGCATCCACCCTTTCGGCACTCGCAGGAGCTCCCGGATGTGCCTCTCTACTACACGCTGGACCAGCTGAGCAGTACCATCCGCTGTAGCACGCCCAGCCTCCTGCAGCTGCGGTGAGCTTGCCCCGGGCATGGGGCCTGCGCCTGACCTCTGGGCCACTGGGCAGGTGCAGCCCCTCTCAGACCAGGGTCTCCCGAGAAACGGAGACTCAGCATGCCCGTGTGCAGGTGCTGAGAGCAGGGCACGGAGGCCATCAGCCTTGGCAAGGGGCATGGGCTTATGGTTCAATAACCGGCCTCACACAAGCCACGTAGACGCCGCGAACCATTCAGCTGCACCGGTCCCATCAAGGGGGCCCAGCTCCCCACCCGAGCCTGCCCCCCCGGCCAACCGCGGCCCCTCTTGGTCTCCAGGTCGGCCCTTCTCCACGCTGGCTTCCGGGTCTCACTCTCCCATGCCTGTAAGAACGCCGTGAAGACAGATGCCCCCTCTTCAGCCCTCTGGGACGTCATGCGCTGCTGGGTGAGGGCTGGCCTGGCCAGAGTGGGGATGGGAGTGCCAGACAGGCCCAGCGTCCCCTGATCTCTGAGCTTTTCCTCCCAGGAAAAGGAGTGTCCGGTGAAACGGGAGCGCCTGTCCGAGACCAGCCCGGCGTTCCGCATTCTCAGTATGGAGCCCAGGTATGGGCTCTGCCAGGGCTGCCCCCAGGCAGGAGAAGCTCTCGTGTGTGCTGAGAGCACGGATGCCCCCCCGCAGCCCTGTGCTCATTCAAGTAGGATCCAGAATCTTCccactttcttcctcctccctttctgcccCCACCCTGGTCTGGCCGCATCACTGCCCACCTACCCCAGAGCTGTCGTCTCTGTCCCGGTCCCCTGGCCGCCCCGCTTGCCCCTGCCCCATGCCCAGCAGCCAAGGTAACACCTGTGAGCCCCTGAGTCTGCTCCCCCTGTGACTTCCACCTCACTCACTAGTGCAGGCTCGATACCATCTGACTGTGATCTCCTTTGGCCTCCTttgtccccttctccccacctccctccctctggaCCGGGCCTCCTCGCTCAGACTCTGCCAGGCACAGCGTTTATGagagctgttctctctgcctgcagtgCCTGTCCCCAGGTCCCCTGATGGCGCTTCCCTCACCCCCTTCACTCTGCCCTGCATGCCTttccctgcccctacccctgggTCCCCTGCTCTGCTTATTTCAGAACTCTTACTTTTACCCAAACACAATGTGATTTGCTTGTTTCTGGTTCGTCCCGTTGTCTAACACTGGCTTTACCAATGGCAGATTTTAGGCACACAGTAGGCCCTTGATAaccgtttattttttttttttaagattttatttatttgaaagacagagattacaagtaggcagagaggcaggcagggagagaggaggaagcaggctccccactgagcagagagcccgatgtggagcttgatcccaggaccctgggaccatgacctgagccgaaggcagatgctttaacccactgagccacccaggcacccctatataacTGTTTATTAAATGGCTAGGGGACCTGAGTCTTCCCGAGGCACGTGGCACCGCACCGAGGTTGGCAGGCGGTCTGTGCTCACCCGCGGGCACCTGCCCCTCAGCCCCGACTCCTGCCTTCCCAGGCTGCAGGCCAACTTCACCATCCGGGAGGATGCCAACCCCAGCTCCCGCCAGCGAGGACTCAAGCGCTTCCAGGCTAATCCTGAGGCCAACTGGGGCCCCCGGCCCCGCGCCCGGCCGGGGTGAGTGAGAGCGTTGTGGCGGTGGGGCTTGTCCAGGGCAGGGGCAACGCAAAGGCCAAACGGGGTCCCCGCTCCTCCTCTCCCTACACAGGGGCAAGGCAGCTGGCGGAACTATGGAGGAGAGACGCAGGCTGCACCAGAATAAGAGAAAGGAGCCAGCAGAGGACCCAGTCCAGCGGGCTGCCCGGCTCAAGACATTTCCCTGTAAAAGATTCAAGGAGGTGAGGCACCCCTACCTCCCCCTGCAGCACCCAGGGATCCCCCTCCCAGCAAGAGGTCAAGGCCAAGGGGCAGGTGGGTCTGGGAGACCTGGGACAGGCGAGATGTGGAAGTGAGTTCCCCATCCAGGAAAAGGACCCAGCAGAGGCTGCTGAGCTCTGAGCCAGGCTTCAcataccccatcctcccaccaggGCACCTGTCAACACGGGGACCACTGCTGCTACTCCCACAGCTCCCCAGCCCCCGAGGATCCTGCTGACGAGGCCCCCGGTGACCGTCCAGAGACTCCTTACCAGAACCCGCCTGGGCCTGGCATGGCCACTGGTCCAGGAATAGACTGAGCCAATAAAAAGACGTCATCCCTTTGACTGTCATTTGTCTGAATGAGCAGGCCGCCTGGGGTCTGTCCATCTTGGGggccctgcctgtctctccaagTGACACGTTCTTCCTCtctccgtctttttttttttttttttttttttttttaatttatttgacagacggagatcacaagtaggcagagaggcaggcagagagagagggaagcaggctccccgctgagcagagagcccaatgtggggctcaatccctggaccccaggatcacgacttgagcggaaagcagaggctttaacccactgagccacccaggtgcccctctgtccGTCTTTTTTAGCTGCCTGGGGAGCCCTGGGATTCTGGAGGTTTAGCCCTGCCTGACTGAAATGTCCGTGTTTCTCTCTGGGGTGTTCTGTCTCGGAAGCGCACCTGGACCGACTATCTGCAGCAGGAAGCCCTGGGCCACCCCATTGCTGGTCCCTGCAGTTCCCGAGGCGGCCACGGGGCGGCAGCCGTGTGCTGGTGCCCTTGGAGCCTTTACCCCGCCCCCTCCACtaccgccccccgccgcccccggccccacacGCACACACTGCCCGTCCCGCGGATGCAGACCGGCTCTCCAGTCACCCAACCCCTACCCTGACCCGCGTCGCCGCCTGGTTTCTCTGGCGGAGCTCCCCACGGGGCCGCGGGGGCGGAAGCCGGACCGGAACCAGGCGCCTTGTGCATCCGCTCCAGGCCAGGTGCTTCCTGCTCTGCGGCCCCTCGGGCGAGCGCACTGAGGCCGGCaggcctgctgcttccccttgcCTGAAGGACGGAGGGTTAGAAGGGTTAGCAACGTTAACGGAGAGCCTTAGggcacagcccccaccccccagtggtAGCTGTGGGGCCTTCCCAGACACCTTTCTCTTTGCTTCaaccccatctataaaatgaccCTAATCCTAGAACCTTGCTTGCAGGGGATCATCAGTGAACGCACAGGCTCAGAGGAGCCCCTGGTGGGGCTGCTGGACCGTTGGTGGTGGCCTGGTTCCCCGGCTCCACCAGATTCCTGGGAGGGCGGTGGTGTCATTGGGGCAGCTTCTGCTGTCACTCAGATACATCTGAGGCAAAAGCCTGACTGGCCCCAGTGGGAGAGCCCTGGAGGAGGGGACGGTCTCGTCCCTGCTAGGAAGATAGCAGGGAAACTAGCTAGTCCcggaggacccccccccccaccgcctttGGTGAGGCCAGGCCGGTGAGGagctccacccccactcccagatACTTGCCCAACGCCTCTTTATCACTGTCCTCCCCTGCACCCCCAAAGTGGCCTATGACgggggaggagggccagaggccACCAGTTTGGGGCTCTGTGCTCTTGTGGCCTAGAAGATCTGCATCCTGTGGGGACACGTCAGGGACACCTATTGTGAACTTGGCCAGCCCTGACACCCTAGGAAGTCTCTCGCAGCCGCGGTACTTCCTCTCATCCTCCTGGGCCTGAAAAGGTGGTGCGGACAGCAGGCCTGGGGGCCCAGGACACTGGCCGCCGCTGGACGCCCAAAGGCAGGCCGTAGGAACTGCCCTCCTGCCAGTGCCCCTaaccggggtgggggtggtgcaCAGCCCCAGAGGGTTGGCGTAAAAAGAGGAACCAAGCAGGGtgaggagaggaggagcaggagagggccCCTGGTCACGAGGCCCCCGCTCAGCCGGAAGGGGCTCTCCTCCACCCCCATCAGCACGGACACTTGGGCCAGGGCTGTTCAAAGCCGGAGGCAAAACCCGAGCGATACTGGAGGCCGCAccttccctgcctcagtttcccctctgcgTGCAGCTGCGTACCTCACTCCCAGCTGTGTAGTGGGTAGGGGTCCTCAGAGGTCCCGGGGGACCGCTCCGTCCCTCGCCGGCCGGGGGCGGAGCTGTGAGGCCAGCGCTCGGAGATCCCCGCCCGCCGGTTTCCTCCGGGGTCAGCCCGGCTCCTTATCAGGCGCGGCCAGTCGGCCAGGCTCTTATCTGCGCCGGTCCAGCATCCTCCGGCACGGCCGGGGGTGAGAGGGAGGAAACTGGGCCgccgggggcggggagagggcggGCCGGCCGGGAGCTGCTCACTTTCCCTCGAGGGATCCACGCCGCCTTCGCCGCGGCCTTCGGGAGCCCGGGAAGAGGCGCGGCCCCGACGCCGCTGCCGGGAGGGGGCGGCAAGCTCCCAGCGGCGGTGAACGCAGAGGCCGGATCGGATCGGGGCCACGGAGCCTGGCCTGAAACCCAACCGCATCCCGACCCTGAAGGACAGAGCCAGGGCACTCACCAAACAGCAGGACCAGTGTGGGGGTAAGAGGGGAGTCCGCCTGAAAGTGGGGCATCCTGGGAGTGCCTGTATTCATTTGATCATtggttcgttcattcattcattcattcatggggGCACCTCCTTAGTGGGAGTCCAGGTCAGCTTCCCCAGGGCCTATCTACCTAggaagagggggcaggggagccagGAGTCCCAGAAGTTGCTGGACACTCCAAGCCATGGGGCCAAAACGTTTAAGCCAGGGTGCAAAGGCGTGGGTGGAGATGGGGATAGGAAATGGGGCGTGGGGGACATCAGGGAGGGCCAGAGAAGGATTGGGACATGACTGTAGGTACTAGGCAGTGGGGTCAGGGTTTGGGGATCCTGGGTCAGCATTTTTCATCACAGCGTCAGCAGTGGGGTTACAGGTCTATTAAGGGGGATGTTTTCAGTGGGGGTGGGAGTCAATGGAGCAATTATGGGGGACTCAGGGTGTGATATGGAGGCAATGAGAAGAGCCGTCAGGGTCATAGCTGAGTGCCACATGGTCAGCTGAGGCGGGGTATCAGTGAAGGGTCAGAGTCCATTATAGAGGGATTCTAAGGTCATGTGGTATCAATGAGGGTCTCGAGATCAGATCTGAGGGTTACAGGGTCATCCTGGGGACACAGGCTCCATCCCAGCTTCCTTCCTCACCCCTCTCTCCAGACTCCAGCCAAGAAAAGATTCTGGAATAAGGGAAATTTGTTCAGAAGCTGGGCAACTGAGGTCCTCGTGGGTCACCAACAGCTCAGAGATTGGCCCTGCTGACCTCAGGGCCGCCCAGAGACCCGCTAGTTACCTCCGGCCCTTGTGTCACATCCTCCTCGCATGTCCTGGTGGTTTCTGAGCCCACCTGCCTTCATGCATGGAAccacacaccccccaccaccctttccctctcctttgaaGGCTCTGTTAGGCAAAGGGATGTGCTGGCATCtgattcctccctccccactactttccttccctcccacaggTGAGCACCCCCTCGGGGTCCATGTGCCCGCCCCAGGCCCAGGCAGAGGTGGGCCCCACCATGACTGAGAAGGCCGAAATGGTGTGTGCCCCCAGCCCAGCACCTGCTCCACCCCCCAAGCCTGCCTCTCCTGGGCCGCCGAAGGTGAAGGAGATGGGCCACCAAGGCTCCTCACCCCCAAGGCTGCCCCCTGGTGTGCCCGTGATCAGCCTGGGCCACACCAGGCCCCCAGGGGTAACCATGGCCACCACGGAGCTGAGCGCCCTGCGACCCCCGCTGCTGCAGCTCTCTGCCCTGGGAACTGTCCCACCCCCCTTGGCCCTGCATTATCACCCTGACCCCTTCCTCAACAGGTCAGTGAAGGGCTGGGACCTGGGGGGAATCCAGGGCCAGGGTCCTTGCCCACAAGGCATTAGTGACCCGCGACCCCTTACAGCCTCTACATTGGGCCGGCAGGAGCTTTCGGCCTCTTCCCCAGCAGCCGGCTGAAGCGGAGACCGAGCCACTGCGAGCTGGAGCTGGCTGAGGGTGAGTATGACTTTGTGTGC from Neovison vison isolate M4711 chromosome 6, ASM_NN_V1, whole genome shotgun sequence encodes:
- the LYL1 gene encoding protein lyl-1, with the translated sequence MCPPQAQAEVGPTMTEKAEMVCAPSPAPAPPPKPASPGPPKVKEMGHQGSSPPRLPPGVPVISLGHTRPPGVTMATTELSALRPPLLQLSALGTVPPPLALHYHPDPFLNSLYIGPAGAFGLFPSSRLKRRPSHCELELAEGHQPQKVARRVFTNSRERWRQQNVNGAFAELRKLLPTHPPDRKLSKNEVLRLAMKYIGFLVRLLRDQAAALAPGPAPSGPRKRPAHRGPIDGARRGPCRRAEAAVRSQPATPAGPDGSPDGAARPIKTERAAASPEVR
- the TRMT1 gene encoding tRNA (guanine(26)-N(2))-dimethyltransferase isoform X2 — translated: MEEQTQGLRNPGEMENGIEPCGEECASEAQETTVTEGAAKIAFPSANEVFYNPVQEFNRDLTCAVITEFARVQLAAKGIQIKVPGEKDVQKVVVDLSEQEEENAELKEGANLAPGDQPRTAAVGEICEEGLRVLEGLAASGLRSIRFAREVPGLQSVVANDASARAVDLINRNVQLNGVAHLVHPRQADARMLMYQHQKASERFDVIDLDPYGSPAPFLDAAVQAVSEGGLLCVTCTDMAVLAGNSGETCYSKYGAMALKSRACHEMALRIVLHSLDLRANCYQRFVVPLLSVSADFYVRVFVRVFTGQAKVKASASKQALVFQCVGCGTFHLQRLGKASGASGGRVKFSAACGPPVAPECEHCGQRHQLGGPLWAEPIHDLDFVGRVLEAVSTNPGRFHTAERIRGVLSVITEELPDVPLYYTLDQLSSTIRCSTPSLLQLRSALLHAGFRVSLSHACKNAVKTDAPSSALWDVMRCWEKECPVKRERLSETSPAFRILSMEPRLQANFTIREDANPSSRQRGLKRFQANPEANWGPRPRARPGGKAAGGTMEERRRLHQNKRKEPAEDPVQRAARLKTFPCKRFKEGTCQHGDHCCYSHSSPAPEDPADEAPGDRPETPYQNPPGPGMATGPGID
- the TRMT1 gene encoding tRNA (guanine(26)-N(2))-dimethyltransferase isoform X1; the encoded protein is MSRARIVLWLRLTLRPACSLYRARFMEEQTQGLRNPGEMENGIEPCGEECASEAQETTVTEGAAKIAFPSANEVFYNPVQEFNRDLTCAVITEFARVQLAAKGIQIKVPGEKDVQKVVVDLSEQEEENAELKEGANLAPGDQPRTAAVGEICEEGLRVLEGLAASGLRSIRFAREVPGLQSVVANDASARAVDLINRNVQLNGVAHLVHPRQADARMLMYQHQKASERFDVIDLDPYGSPAPFLDAAVQAVSEGGLLCVTCTDMAVLAGNSGETCYSKYGAMALKSRACHEMALRIVLHSLDLRANCYQRFVVPLLSVSADFYVRVFVRVFTGQAKVKASASKQALVFQCVGCGTFHLQRLGKASGASGGRVKFSAACGPPVAPECEHCGQRHQLGGPLWAEPIHDLDFVGRVLEAVSTNPGRFHTAERIRGVLSVITEELPDVPLYYTLDQLSSTIRCSTPSLLQLRSALLHAGFRVSLSHACKNAVKTDAPSSALWDVMRCWEKECPVKRERLSETSPAFRILSMEPRLQANFTIREDANPSSRQRGLKRFQANPEANWGPRPRARPGGKAAGGTMEERRRLHQNKRKEPAEDPVQRAARLKTFPCKRFKEGTCQHGDHCCYSHSSPAPEDPADEAPGDRPETPYQNPPGPGMATGPGID
- the TRMT1 gene encoding tRNA (guanine(26)-N(2))-dimethyltransferase isoform X3; this encodes MSRARIVLWLRLTLRPACSLYRARFMEEQTQGLRNPGEMENGIEPCGEECASEAQETTVTEGAAKIAFPSANEVFYNPVQEFNRDLTCAVITEFARVQLAAKGIQIKVPGEKDVQKVVVDLSEQEEENAELKEGANLAPGDQPRTAAVGEICEEGLRVLEGLAASGLRSIRFAREVPGLQSVVANDASARAVDLINRNVQLNGVAHLVHPRQADARMLMYQHQKASERFDVIDLDPYGSPAPFLDAAVQAVSEGGLLCVTCTDMAVLAGNSGETCYSKYGAMALKSRACHEMALRIVLHSLDLRANCYQRFVVPLLSVSADFYVRVFVRVFTGQAKVKASASKQALVFQCVGCGTFHLQRLGKASGASGGRVKFSAACGPPVAPECEHCGQRHQLGGPLWAEPIHDLDFVGRVLEAVSTNPGRFHTAERIRGVLSVITEELPDVPLYYTLDQLSSTIRCSTPSLLQLRSALLHAGFRVSLSHACKNAVKTDAPSSALWDVMRCWEKECPVKRERLSETSPAFRILSMEPRLQANFTIREDANPSSRQRGLKRFQANPEANWGPRPRARPGGKAAGGTMEERRRLHQNKRKEPAEDPVQRAARLKTFPCKRFKELPGEPWDSGGLALPD